The Candidatus Nanosynbacter featherlites DNA window GATTGTTATTACCGGTCCGACGGCGAGCGGCAAAACGTCCCTGGCTATAAAATTAGCAAAAAAGTTTGGCGGCGAGATTATATGTGCAGACAGCAGGACAGTGTACCGCGACATGGACATAGGAACTGCCAAGCCAACCCCCATGGAGATGCAAGGCGTAGCTCATTGGGGGCTTGATTTAGTGGAACCAGGGCAGCTTTTCTCGGCTGCTGATTTTAAGGAGTATGCAACAAAAAAGATTGCAGAAATTCGCGACCGTGGCAACATACCATTTCTGGTTGGGGGCACCGGATTATATATAGATGGGGTTATTTTTAATTTTAGTTTTGCGAATAGGAGCGATGAAAGGTATCGTCAGAGGCTAGAATATATGAGCATAGAAGACCTACATAAGTATTGTGTTGATAACAACATGTCTTTGCCGGAGAATAAATATAATAAACGCTATGTCGTTCGGGCCATCGAACGAAGTGCTCAAACTGTAGTAAAAAATGCATCAATACAAGAGAATACTATTGTTGTAGGAATAGCAACAGAAAAAAATAAACTGGCTAACAGGGTTGCTCAAAGGGTTGAACAACTATTGACCAATAATGTTGTAGATGAGGCAACATACTTGGGCAGTAAGTATGACTGGTGTAGTGAGGCGATGACGGGCAATGTCTATCCTATAATACGTCAATATATATGTAGTAAAATTGACTACGCTGAAATGATACAGAGGATGGTTGTTAGTGATCGGCAATTAGCTAAACGCCAAATGACTTGGTTGAGACGCAACCCCTATATTGTGTGGTGTGACCTATATTCAGCTGAACACTATTTATCACAGATACTGGCTCACCTAGGCAATCCGTGATACAATTATTGTGCAATGATTGATTCATTATTTGGTTCAAAAACAAGAGTAAAGCTGTTGCATTTATTCTTAAATAATCCCGGAAAATCATTCTACGTGCGAGAGATTACGCGTCTTATTGATGAGCAGATTAATTCCGTGAGGCGTGAATTAGCCAATATGATGAATGTCGGTATTATTGTGTCTGATAATGCTGACAATAAGCTGTACTATGCAGTCAATCAACAGTATCAATATTTTGAGGCTTTATCTATGATATTTGCTGACAGCTCACCTAAAGCAAAAGAGCCAAAAGCCGTCGCAAAAGACACAACTTGGTTAGCTAAAGTGGGTCAACTCTCTGGTTTGCGGCTTGCCATAGCAGCAGGAACGTTGGTTAGAGGTTCTGCTAGTAGAGTAGATTTATTGGTTGTGGGTGAGATCGTACAATCTCAGTTGGAAAAATTGATGGATAAAGCCGAAAAACTAGAAAAGAAGAGCCTTAACTATGCCGTGTTATCATATGATGACTTCTATTATCGGTTGAGCGTTCGTGATAGGTTTGTGACTGATATTTTGAGTGGTAAGCATTCAGTGTTAGTTGATGTAGATAGAATATTAAAATAAGGAGATAATATGTTTGACATAGAGTATAAGGGTGCTAATGCTGTTATTTTTACAACAAAAAATGTAAAAGTTATGTTTGATCCAAAACTGTCATTGGTCGGCAAGAAGGATTTATCTGTTGAGGATGTGGTCGAGGTACTCACTGAAGACCGATTCGCATCAACAGTAGGTAATCCTCGCGTACAATTTGATGGCCCTGGTGAATATGAGGTGGCAGACGTCGGGTTGGCTGGTTTTCCTGCTCAACGACACATCGATGCAGAAGGGAGTAATAGTACGATCTATAAACTTCTGATAGGCGGGGTGAGAATAGCTGTCCTGGGGAACATTGACCCAAAGTTGAGTGAGGAACAATTGGAGCAAATTGGAGTTACTGATATCGTTGTACTGCCTGTCGGTGGCGGAGGATACACTCTGGATGCTACGGCAGCAGCAGTAATTGTTAAGCAAATTGATCCTCGAGTTGTTATACCGGTTCATTATTCAGATCCAGAATTAGCGTATGAGGTACCACAGGATGTATTAGATACATTCTTAAAAGAAGTAGGTGCTTCTGGTATAGATGCTGGCACTAAATGGAAAGTTAAGTCCACGGAAGCTCTACCTGAGCAATTAACAGTGGTTAAGATAGATCGTAGCTAGTTCAGCTAAAGAAAATCCTCCATGATGGAGGATTTTTTTATTTAGCTTTTGCTGTACTCTGTAAAATTCCTTTTTTGCGAAGAGTACGAATTGCTTTGGTGCTAAGTACCATTGTGATTTTTTGGCCACCGACCGTAAAGGTCTTTTTTTGTAGATTCGGCTTAAAGACTCGCTTTGTACGTCGCAGTGAGAAGCTCACGTTATGGCCGTACTGCTTGCCTTTGCCGGTTAGTTCGCATCGTGATGCCATTTCCAACCTCTCTCATTTATTAAACAATCCCTAATATTGTAACGGTATATCACAAAATAGTCAAGATGGTATAATAAAATATATGAACTTTACAGCCGTGATAATTACATTGTTAGTGATTCTGGTATCAATGACTATTCATGAGGCGATGCATGCTTTTATGGGGTATTTCTTGGGTGATCAAACCGCCAAGGCAGAGGGAAGACTATCGCTCAATCCTATAAGACATATCGACCCTCTTCTCACCATCCTGCTACCATTAATATTGTTGATGTTAGGTGCTCCGGTGTTTGGTGGAGCCAAACCAGTACCATTTAATCCACATAAGGTGCGATTTGGGGAATGGGGTGTCGCTTTGGTGGCGATTGTCGGACCCCTAACTAACCTAGTGTTGGCTTTTACTTTTTTTGGTATTGGCGTAAGTTTAGGCTTTGTAGACAAATTTGGTTTTTCGCCATCGTTGATCGGCGTCACGCTTCAGACTTTTGTATTTGTCAATCTGGGCTTTTTTGCTTTCAATATGATCCCTATACCACCGCTTGACGGATCTAGAGTGCTCTATGCATTGGCTCCGGACTTTGTGAGAGGTTTTATGAGACAGGTCGAACAATATGGGCTTGTCATCATCATGGCTCTTGTCATGGTCGGTTCGTCATTTATATCTTTGTTTATGAATTGGTTGATTGTACACACACTTCAGGTATTTATTTTGATTTTTAGTGTATAATATAAGTAGTCCCTTGAGTCTATGGGCGCATATGATTTTCCTAACATCATATGATAGGGAGCTTTATATGATATATCACCGTGGTGATATGTTGCGAGCACCCACCTTGCGTTATGCGGGGAATATCAAGCGTTCATGGCTCGGGGGCTTTTTGTTTGCATATTTTTAATTGGGCTTGGTGGGTAGACGAATAATTACAGAGCATATATAATCAGATGCAGCAGTTCACTAGGCAATCGCTTGACTTCTGTCAAGAGGAAAGTCCGGGCAACAAAGGACACGACAGTCGCTAACGGCGACCGGGGGTGACCCTAGGGAAAGTGCCACAGAAACAAAACTACCCATAGTTATGGGAAAAGGTGAAACGAGTAAGGTAAGAGCTTACAGCTTGCTATGGTGACATAGCAAGGAGGTAAACCCTGTCGGTTGCAAGGAGATCCACATTTCGGGTGTCCACCTGTAGATCGAGAACCGCTTGATTCATTTGGCAACAAATGAACTAGATAGATGATTGCCCACGACAGAACCCGGCTTATCGGTGGACTGTATAGTAAAAATCCTCCATCAATAGGAGGATTTTTACTATATTATTTGTAAGTTGTGACCTATTTTGTAGCTGCTTGAACGATTTTTTTGAATGCTACAGGATCATTTACCGCTATCTCTGCTAATATTTTGCGGTTTACCTCAATATTATTAGCCTTCATGCCAGCGATCAACTTGCCGTAGGTAGTACCTTCTTGGCGAGCAGCTGCATTAATACGTGTAATCCACAGCGCTCGTAGATCGCGTTTTTTATTGCGACGATCGCGATAAGCATATTGCAGAGCGCGAATAACACCTTGTTTTGCTAGACGAAAACTGCGCGTACGGTTATGCTGCATTCCTTTAGCAGCTTTAAGTATCTTTTTATGCTTTGCATGTGCTGAAACACCTCGTTTTACTCGCATACTCCTACACTCCCATTGCTCGACGAGCGTTCTTGGCCATAGAGCCCTTTACGGTTGCTGTTGTGTTAATGGCACGTTTACGGCTCTTAGACTTCTTGGCTAAGAGGTGACCGCCAAATGCACGTTGGCGGGTTAGTTTGCCGGTACTGGTTAGCTTGATGCGCTTAGCAGTGCCCTTGTGGGTCTTTAGTTTTGGCATTACTTACTCCTTATTACTACGCTCAGATTGCGACCTGCCATCTGAGGTTTTTGTTCTACGATTGCGACTTCTTCAAGTAGAGTGGTGATTTTTTCAATCAATTCGTAACCGATCTCTTTGTGCGCCATTTCGCGGCCCTTGTACATCACCTGGATACGAACTTTGTGTCCTTCCTCTAGGAATTTACGGACTTTACGCAGTTTTACTTCCAAGTCGCCTTGGCTTATCTTGAGACCGAAACGCATTTGTTTCAGGTCGCTGGCTTTAGCTAGTTTGCGATTACGTTGCTGGTCCTTCATCTTCTGGTACTGGTATTTGCCCCAGTTGACGATTTTGGCCACAGGTGGATTAGCGTTGGGTGATATTTCCACGAGATCTAGTCCCGCTTCTTCTGCCGCTGCTAGTGCCTCACGGAGTGACATCACTCCTAGCTGCTCACCATCTGAACCAATAACGCGTAGTTCGCGAGCACGGATAGCTCCGTTGGTACGAATTGTTTTATTAATCGTTAGCTCTCCTTTATAAAGTGAATCGTTAGATTAATTCCAAAATCAATTCTAACAGATGAGAGCGTGTATTTCAAGGATCTATGAATGTTGAATTTGCCGGTATTGCAAGCTTTCGGCGATGTGGGGCGTATCAACTGTGTCGGAAGCTTCCAAATCGGCGATGGTTCGAGCTACCTTTATAACTTTAAAGTAGCTTCGCGTGCTAAGATCCAAGCTTTTCGCTGCTTTAATGAGAAGGTTTTTTGCCTCAGGAGATAGGCGAGCATAGCGGTCGATCTCAGAGCTTTTTAATGATCCGTTGTGCTTTTTACTACTATTGAAACGCTGTTGCTGAAAATGTAATGCCTGTTGTATGCTCTCTGTTATTTTCAACTGTTGTGAATTATTAAACGGCTTATTCTGTAGGAGTATTTCATGGTTCACGCGATTGACAGTTACTGTCATATCTATGCGATCAAGGAGCGGCCCTGACAATCGTTTTTGGTAGTTAAGGATTTGAGAAGATGTACAAGTACAATTTTTCTCAGCATCTCCGTAATATCCGCAAGGACAAGGATTCATAGTGGCAACTAGTAAAAAACTGGCAGGGTATTTGTATTTTTGGTTAGCACGACTGATGGTTATGGTATGGTCTTCCATGGGTTGGCGTAACGCTTCTAAGACCGATCGTGGATACTCTAAGATTTCGTCCAAGAATAGGACTCCATTGTGCGCTAAACTTATTTCTCCTGGTCGGGCTTTAGGGCCTCCTCCTATGATAGAAGCTCTACTCGCTGTATGGTGCGGTGCGCGGAATGGCCTAGATGAGACTATGCTGTCTGCTAAGTCTGGATTGCTTATACTGTGTAGTTTAGTGACATCTATTATTTCTTGACCCCTTAAAGGAGGCAATAGACTCGCTAAAGCCTTTGCTAGCATACTTTTGCCAGACCCAGGGGGTCCTGAAAATAGTAAATTATGTCTTCCTGCTACTGCAATACTAATGGCTCGTTTAGCTTGCTCTTGTCCGATGATCGTGTCTATTGGAGTGTCTGTCACCTCTGTAACATCAGATGTAGTTTTTTTAACAGCAGGTGGTATCAGGCATTCTTTTTTCAGATGTAGGAATAATTGGCGCAGGCTTTTGATAGGGATAACGGTGATGTTCTTTAATAGGAGAGCCTGTTCTGTATTTTCAGCTGGAATGTAAATAGTCGTAATGTTGTTTCTCTCAGCAGCTTCGGCAATGGTAATTGCTGATTGGATGGGTCTGATGGAACCATCCAAAGCTAGCTCTCCAGCAAAGAGCGCGTTGCTAACGGATTCTTGCGAGAGGAGATTATTCAGTTGTAATATTGACAATGCAATTGGCAGATCAAACTGGGTACCATCTTTTGGTAGTTCAGCTGGCGCCAGGTTGATGACAATTTTGCCCTTTGGAAACTCAAGTAGAGAGTTCTTGATAGCACTTCGGACTCGGTCCTTTGCTTCGTCGATCGCCTTATTCCCTAAGCCAACAATTTGGATACTCGGTAGTCCTTTTGATAGATCCCCCTCAATTTCAATTAATTGACCTTGAAACCCACATGGTGTTGCAGAGAGTATCTTACTTACCGTCATATATGTACAGTTAACCATAATTTATTTGGTTTTTAAAGGTGGGGTGGTATACTGTATATGATTGTGGGGCTGAAATAGCGTTCGACAGTTGGACTTTATCAAAATATTCTGCAAACCGAACATGCACGATACGCATATTGTTAGATGCAAAAAACTTTGCAAGCAAAGTAGCTAGCCTATTCAAGGCTCCAACCTTTGCGCCAGCTGTAGCTTAATCTATAGCCGTCTCTTCGTATAGGCAACATGATACGATTTGAGGTGTCAGAATTTATGTTGCTCGCTATGTATTTGGAAGTGGCAAATACATGGGACTTTTGCCACGTAACAAGCTCGGTTTTTGGGTTCGTTTATTATCCAAGCTGTGTTATAAAAATGTAAATGATCCTATGTTTGTAGACGAATATTTATGATACCAACTGGACCCGGGGGCAGTACCCGGCAGCTCCACCAAACAGCTCAACTAACATCAGCCATTAGGCTGATTTTTTGTTATGAAAAACTTTCATATAAGAAAACAACCACCTGCGAGTAGTGGTCGTTTTCAAAAAGTGGAGTTTTTGATGATCTGTTTATTTTTGGCTTCCATTATTAGTTTGTACAACTTTTTTATTCAGAAGCTACCCCTATAATAATCCATGAAAACGGTTATGTCAACATGTTTACTAAAGATTTAATGAGTAAAAAAAACTACACCTGATTGTAGGGCAAGAACAGCTATTTTTAACTCTCAAGCAGTCCTTAGTGATGCTAGGTTGCTACCAACCGCGTAGTCCTTCTGCTTGCTATATTTATACGGTATGTGGAGGAGGGCGATAGACCATGCAATACAGGTAATAACGCCGCCCTCCTTAACGAGAGACGGACTGCTGAGGTTTTGGTAGTGGCAATAACATGATTTAAAAATCTACCACAAAGATGAAGGATGTTGTTAATAGTGACTGATATTGTATGCGCGTATGTCTGCACCCAGTGGACAATAATTATATATTTGTAACATATTGAGTAGTATGCTTTTGTTTAAGTAATTCTAAAGAAATTATTAGATAAGTCGTAGCGTATTTACTAGCCATTGCTACTGTATGAGCTGTGATCTAATTGGCATAGACAAAGAATTTTCTTGGCAGATATAAGCCTGGTGAATTATTATTGTTGTAATATTCACTGTATGGTCACTGTCCTTAGAATATTGATTTTACAGATGATTGTATGGTAAATATTATTAATTTATGTGATTATTACAACAAATTTCTTGGAAATATACTTGATTTATTTCGCAATAGATGCTAATATGTGTACATAAGCTTTTGAAAAACAAACAAAGCAAAAAAGTACATTAAAATAATTAATTCTAGAATATCACTTAGCGCTAAATATTACTTTGGTGTAGGGAACGGCTGCAACATGAAGCTGAAAAGCACATAGTCTATATATGATTATTGTATTTTAGTCATGGTGCCGCCGATGCTCCACTAAAGTTATTTGTGATTATTCGCAAGTTACAAATAGTATAGGTGTTGAGCGCGCGTGGATAGTACACACACATCCAGTTTATCCTTATCTTTGCAAGGTATTGGTAATGAGAGTACTGGATGTGTGGAAGGAACTTCACGCAAGGACATGCTCCTTACATAAGGAGCGGTCAGTCGCCTTGAGCGATGACGACGAACTCGCAATGCCCGCGCCCTAATAGTTGTTTTGAAGCGGCGGATGGAGCGTTTGTAGTTCAACTTCTGTTATCGCTCGGGCTCTTTTGGGCTATGCGCTCGTGTATAATATGTGATATGAAGCAGAAGATCGCTATTACAATTGGCTGCGTTGCAACCCTAACGGTATTATTGATTATAAATATGACTACCCCATCTGGCATAGGTCCTTTTGGGGTTCTTTTGTTTTTATTTTCCCTATATGTGGCACTAACTAGCGCTTTATATATTTTGCTGAGATTTTTATTTTCTATATTACATGTGCCAAAGCCTAGAGATGGTAGTAAAAATCGACAGGATATAAAATTGTATTATTTCTCCAGCGTGCTTGCTTTGGCTCCAGTTATATTGCTAGGAATTCAATCTATTGGCGGCATAAAGCTTTTTGATATCTGTCTCGTTGTCATCTTTGAAGTGATTGCTTGTTTGTACGTATATAAGAGGTTCTAACATGGTCTTTTCGTGTACACCATGATATAATTTGAGTATGAATCCTGAGACGACGCCAGTAATACCGAGGACAGAATCAGCGCCTGTAGCTCCTGATGTAGAGCGTCAATATGATAATCAAGAAAAAAGTTTTGAACAGTATGAGGCACAGTCCATTGAGCAGGGGAAGCAATTACCTGCTACGCCGGCGTTGCCTGTTGTTGACATAGCAAACTTGGCACAGCCTACTCCTCAGGATCCTGCTAGTGTTCAGACACCGCAGACGGATGATGATGCAGTTATGGCAGGAGTTCCTTCTATAGCAGGGGATGATGATTTGATTGAGAAAGAGTGGGTTGATAAGCTAAAGAGCTTAATTGCTCTAACAGAGGGGAATCCTCATGAACGAGCGCGGGTTATTGCTCAGCTGCAAGCAGATTATTTGAAGAAACGATATAATAAGACTCTTGGTCAGTCTAATGAGTAGGATGGATTAATGGGTGGAGTTCTCATCTTAGGATTACTGGTATTAGGGATTATAGCTGTTGGAACATCAGTAATTTTTATACTGTACCGTAATGCTATGCGTGAAGCAAAGAATTATGAGCGCGGCCTAAAAATGGTGCCTTTGTTGATACATTTGCCTCCGACCAGTGAGGATATAGATAATGGTAGCCGTGACCAGCGTGACCTCAATGAGGAGGTCATCTCTCAGGCACAGGTTATGTATAATATTATATCCAGCACCGCTACCAAAGGCTTTAAGAGTAAGTTTTATGGTCAGCGTCATATATCTCTTGAGATTGTCGCTACTGGTGGTTTAGTCCACTATTATGCAGTGGTGCCTGTGGTGCTGATCGACGTTATTCGCCAAGCTATCATAGCAGCTTATCCATCAGCACGATTGGAGGAGATGAGCGAAGTGAATATTTTTAGTGAGATTGGTCGCACTTCTGGCATGATAGGCGGTGAATTCACCTTGCGCAAGTCTTTCATTTATCCAATAGCGACGTATCAAGAATCAAAGCGTGATGCATCGCGGGCATTGCTTAATGCACTTTCGTCTGCATCGAAAGACGATGGAATTGGTATACAATTTCTCATCAGGCCAGCATATGACGGCTGGGCTAAAGCCTCTGAGCTTCACATTGACAATTTGCGAAAACATAAAAAGAAAAAGACGGGTATTGGTGCACTTATAGCCCCGAAGGATATTTTGGAAGCGTTGTGGAAACCACCACAAGAAAATGATGAAAAGCAAAAAGAAGAAGAAAATAAGCCGTTGAGTTCGCTTGAGCAGGCAGAAGTTGATGCCGTCAGTGAAAAGACTAGGTATCCGGCCTATGAAGTTTTGATTCGTGTTGTGGTCTCTTCTAATACTGCAGCAAGGTCTCAATCTCTACTGAAGAATATTATTGCCGCTTTTGCGTTGTTTGATTCACCACGAAATAATGGATTTAAGTTCTCAGTTACGCGCAATATAGAGGAAATTACAACAGCATACATAATGAGGTTTTTTCCACAACAGATAAAATATAACATCTTGAATAGTGTAGAAATGGCAACGTTGTTTCATTTACCTGGCTCCTCGTCGATACCAACATCTCAGGTTAAACGTCAGATGTCCAAGCAGGTTGATGGTCCTACAGATGTTTTGGACGAAGGCCTGTTGATTGGTTATAACGAATTTCGTGGAGTTAAAAAACCTATTCGCATCGGAACAAAAGACCGTCGTCGTCACGTTTATATCATTGGTCAAACTGGTGTCGGTAAGTCTGTCTTGCAGGAGAATATGGCATATCAAGACATGATGGATGGTCGAGGCTTTGCGTTTATTGACCCGCACGGAGACTTGGTAGAGTCTCTTCTTGGTAAGGTGCCAAAAGAGCGTGTTGAAGATATTATATATTTTAATCCAGCCGACATGACAAACCCTATTGGTTTGAATATGTTTGAGTTTGATACACCAGACCAGAAAGACTTTTTAGTACAGGAAGCAATTAATATGCTGTATGGGTTGTATGACCCGGGACATACGGGAATCGTTGGTCCTCGTTTGGAGCACATTTTCCGTAACTGTGCGTTGTTATTGATGTCTGATCCCGCGGGCGGAACGTTTATCGATATACCAAAATGTCTCATAGACCCAGAATTTGTGAAGAGTAAACTGAAATATGTTACCGACCCGCAAGTGATTGATTTCTGGACAAAGGAGTTTCCAGCGTCACAGCGATCTAATGAAGCTGGTGAAGTTGTGTCTTGGGTTGTCGCAAAGTTTGGTCCATTTATCTCTAACGATGCAATGCGCAACATCATTGGGCAAACGAAGTCTGGATTTAACTTGCGGGAGATAATGGATAACAATAAGATCCTATTGGTTAATCTTTCCAAGGGTAAGATGGGAGAGCTGAACTCCAAGCTGCTCGGTATTATCTTTGTGATGAAGTTTCAGGCTGCAGCGATGGCTCGAGCCGATACCCCGGAGGACCAGCGAGTTGATTTTTCATTGTATGTTGACGAGTTTCAGAACTTTGCTACAGATAGCTTTGAGTCTATCTTGTCTGAGGCTCGTAAATATAAGCTAAGCCTTATCATGGGTAACCAGTTCATGACCCAGTTGACGGATAAGATACGTGAAGCAATCATTGGTAACGTCGGTACGGTGATTTCTGGGCGTATTGGCGTGACGGACGCTGAGTTGATGGTCAAGAAATTTCAGCCGGTCTTTGATGTGGATGATTTGTCTAAGTTGCCAAACTTCCAATCAATTACCTCAGTGATGATCAACAATGTTCCATCGGCGCCGTTTAGTATGAACTGGATACCACCGATGGGGCAGGAGAACTCTCAGCTGCGGGATGCGCTAGTGAGGCTATCTTCTGCGAAATATGGCAGGCCGCGTGCTGTTGTGGAGAAGGAAATATTTGAGCGGCTAGGCAGGGCAAATACAAAGACACAAGCTACTTCACCTAAACCTACTGCACTACGAGAAAATAAATCTTTCCTAGACGAGTGGTTGTCGAAGCGTAAGCAGATAGGCGGTGCGCAGCCAGTACCAACACAAAAAGCCTCTGGCGCGTTATCTCCTGCAACGCCAGTGACGATACCGACACCAATGTCTACTGCTAGTTCAGGTCCTAACATGCAGAGTTTGAGTAGTGGTCAGATGGGCGGCTTGTCACGGTCGCCTCAGGATAATCCTGGTACTCCTGTAGATATACCGACAACACCTCCGATTGCCAATGCTATGCCGTCTTCAGATACTGCTAATAAAGAGAATTTATCTATCCAAGAAAGAATGCAACAAGAGCTAGACTCGGCGCAACCAAAGCCGTCTAACAACAGGCTTGACCTCAGGGATGGTAATCAGGACTCGGACAGGGAAATATCAATAAAATTGCGATAAATTTAGAATAAGAGGTCTAAGATTCGGTAGTAGCTTAGCTGCTACTCCCGCCTTTTACGCCTATGCGGATGTAGTCAAACAACATACCGGCAAGCCATCCAATGGTGAATGCTGCAATCGTCTCAAATCCCGACAGAGGGTACCCGTTTATTTTTGCTAGGGTATATATAGCGAGAGTTAAGACAAAAGCCGCCACAGAGCCAGACAGTATGGCGTTTGGTCGAGCAACTGTTCTACCTGTGACTTCGCTAACTTTCTCGATGGTGGGGTTATGAATAACCTTGCTGAAAGTTCGGCTGGACTTAGGGAGCTGGCTTTGAACTGTCTCCATGGTCTTTTTGAAGCTGTCTTTGCGATCTTCCTTGGTTATAAGGCGTTCGGCTTTTGCGGGTTGCTTCTTCTTTTCTTGTTTTACCTCTTCAGCTTCGGATTTTTCAATAACTCTTTCGAGTTGCTCACGTGCTTCAGCCTCTGATTTTTCTGCTGGTGAGCTTTCTTTTTCGACTCGATTTTTGATAACTTCGGCTGCACGATTGTGTGTTTCTGTTCGCAGATCATTCAGGCCTTCGTGTGATATTTTGGCCTCGTTGTTGAACTTAAGTGATTCTTTCATTGTGACTACACCTAACTTTTATTTAAATTGTACCTACTGAGTTGTATGTGTGCCGTATGATGCGCACTTCTTTCTTGAGCTGCCTGGACCGTAAGTAGAAGAATGTGACGACTGAAAGGATTAGGCCTGCGAATAGCATATTCTCGCTAGCTCCAGTGCGGGGCAGCTGCGTAGCCACTGTCTCGACGACTTTCTTTTCATTTGGACAATCAACTTTAACGCTTACGGTGTTACCGAAAGTGTTGTCCATCCTACAGTCAAAGGATCCAGGATTACTGGTACCAGTGCTCATAGAGGATATTTTACTGGCCATTTGTATCGTAAAGGTGCGTTCTTGGGTCTCGCCAGGTTTGATAGTTATCTCTGGCCATTGGAGAATGGTCTTGCCTCCATTGCTATTGGCATCTTCT harbors:
- the miaA gene encoding tRNA (adenosine(37)-N6)-dimethylallyltransferase MiaA — its product is MEANKLEQTAPLIVITGPTASGKTSLAIKLAKKFGGEIICADSRTVYRDMDIGTAKPTPMEMQGVAHWGLDLVEPGQLFSAADFKEYATKKIAEIRDRGNIPFLVGGTGLYIDGVIFNFSFANRSDERYRQRLEYMSIEDLHKYCVDNNMSLPENKYNKRYVVRAIERSAQTVVKNASIQENTIVVGIATEKNKLANRVAQRVEQLLTNNVVDEATYLGSKYDWCSEAMTGNVYPIIRQYICSKIDYAEMIQRMVVSDRQLAKRQMTWLRRNPYIVWCDLYSAEHYLSQILAHLGNP
- a CDS encoding MBL fold metallo-hydrolase; this translates as MFDIEYKGANAVIFTTKNVKVMFDPKLSLVGKKDLSVEDVVEVLTEDRFASTVGNPRVQFDGPGEYEVADVGLAGFPAQRHIDAEGSNSTIYKLLIGGVRIAVLGNIDPKLSEEQLEQIGVTDIVVLPVGGGGYTLDATAAAVIVKQIDPRVVIPVHYSDPELAYEVPQDVLDTFLKEVGASGIDAGTKWKVKSTEALPEQLTVVKIDRS
- the rpmB gene encoding 50S ribosomal protein L28, producing MASRCELTGKGKQYGHNVSFSLRRTKRVFKPNLQKKTFTVGGQKITMVLSTKAIRTLRKKGILQSTAKAK
- a CDS encoding site-2 protease family protein — its product is MNFTAVIITLLVILVSMTIHEAMHAFMGYFLGDQTAKAEGRLSLNPIRHIDPLLTILLPLILLMLGAPVFGGAKPVPFNPHKVRFGEWGVALVAIVGPLTNLVLAFTFFGIGVSLGFVDKFGFSPSLIGVTLQTFVFVNLGFFAFNMIPIPPLDGSRVLYALAPDFVRGFMRQVEQYGLVIIMALVMVGSSFISLFMNWLIVHTLQVFILIFSV
- the rplT gene encoding 50S ribosomal protein L20 — protein: MRVKRGVSAHAKHKKILKAAKGMQHNRTRSFRLAKQGVIRALQYAYRDRRNKKRDLRALWITRINAAARQEGTTYGKLIAGMKANNIEVNRKILAEIAVNDPVAFKKIVQAATK
- the rpmI gene encoding 50S ribosomal protein L35 is translated as MPKLKTHKGTAKRIKLTSTGKLTRQRAFGGHLLAKKSKSRKRAINTTATVKGSMAKNARRAMGV
- the infC gene encoding translation initiation factor IF-3, with the protein product MNKTIRTNGAIRARELRVIGSDGEQLGVMSLREALAAAEEAGLDLVEISPNANPPVAKIVNWGKYQYQKMKDQQRNRKLAKASDLKQMRFGLKISQGDLEVKLRKVRKFLEEGHKVRIQVMYKGREMAHKEIGYELIEKITTLLEEVAIVEQKPQMAGRNLSVVIRSK
- a CDS encoding YifB family Mg chelatase-like AAA ATPase; translation: MTVSKILSATPCGFQGQLIEIEGDLSKGLPSIQIVGLGNKAIDEAKDRVRSAIKNSLLEFPKGKIVINLAPAELPKDGTQFDLPIALSILQLNNLLSQESVSNALFAGELALDGSIRPIQSAITIAEAAERNNITTIYIPAENTEQALLLKNITVIPIKSLRQLFLHLKKECLIPPAVKKTTSDVTEVTDTPIDTIIGQEQAKRAISIAVAGRHNLLFSGPPGSGKSMLAKALASLLPPLRGQEIIDVTKLHSISNPDLADSIVSSRPFRAPHHTASRASIIGGGPKARPGEISLAHNGVLFLDEILEYPRSVLEALRQPMEDHTITISRANQKYKYPASFLLVATMNPCPCGYYGDAEKNCTCTSSQILNYQKRLSGPLLDRIDMTVTVNRVNHEILLQNKPFNNSQQLKITESIQQALHFQQQRFNSSKKHNGSLKSSEIDRYARLSPEAKNLLIKAAKSLDLSTRSYFKVIKVARTIADLEASDTVDTPHIAESLQYRQIQHS
- a CDS encoding type IV secretory system conjugative DNA transfer family protein, with the translated sequence MREAKNYERGLKMVPLLIHLPPTSEDIDNGSRDQRDLNEEVISQAQVMYNIISSTATKGFKSKFYGQRHISLEIVATGGLVHYYAVVPVVLIDVIRQAIIAAYPSARLEEMSEVNIFSEIGRTSGMIGGEFTLRKSFIYPIATYQESKRDASRALLNALSSASKDDGIGIQFLIRPAYDGWAKASELHIDNLRKHKKKKTGIGALIAPKDILEALWKPPQENDEKQKEEENKPLSSLEQAEVDAVSEKTRYPAYEVLIRVVVSSNTAARSQSLLKNIIAAFALFDSPRNNGFKFSVTRNIEEITTAYIMRFFPQQIKYNILNSVEMATLFHLPGSSSIPTSQVKRQMSKQVDGPTDVLDEGLLIGYNEFRGVKKPIRIGTKDRRRHVYIIGQTGVGKSVLQENMAYQDMMDGRGFAFIDPHGDLVESLLGKVPKERVEDIIYFNPADMTNPIGLNMFEFDTPDQKDFLVQEAINMLYGLYDPGHTGIVGPRLEHIFRNCALLLMSDPAGGTFIDIPKCLIDPEFVKSKLKYVTDPQVIDFWTKEFPASQRSNEAGEVVSWVVAKFGPFISNDAMRNIIGQTKSGFNLREIMDNNKILLVNLSKGKMGELNSKLLGIIFVMKFQAAAMARADTPEDQRVDFSLYVDEFQNFATDSFESILSEARKYKLSLIMGNQFMTQLTDKIREAIIGNVGTVISGRIGVTDAELMVKKFQPVFDVDDLSKLPNFQSITSVMINNVPSAPFSMNWIPPMGQENSQLRDALVRLSSAKYGRPRAVVEKEIFERLGRANTKTQATSPKPTALRENKSFLDEWLSKRKQIGGAQPVPTQKASGALSPATPVTIPTPMSTASSGPNMQSLSSGQMGGLSRSPQDNPGTPVDIPTTPPIANAMPSSDTANKENLSIQERMQQELDSAQPKPSNNRLDLRDGNQDSDREISIKLR